The bacterium nucleotide sequence CACGCGTGACCACCTCCGCGACTCCCCGGGCGGGGAAACCGTCCGGATTGCCGGCAATGTCCAGGCCGTCCTCGTGCTCTACCACGTCGGCGCCCAGCGCGCGCAGGCCCGCCGCCGTCGTCGCGATACGGTCCGACTCCTTGTAGCGCAGCTCCCTGGCGTCCCGGATGCGGGTCGTCCCCGCGGCGCGGGCCGCCAGCACGGCCAGCAGGGGCAGCTCGTCGATCAGGGCGGGGACACCCGGGCCCGCGATTTCGCAGGCCCTCAGCGCGCCGTGGCCTGCGCTGATCCCGCCGACCGGCTCGACGACCGATGAGATGTCGGGGCGAACCCGCAGGTTTGCCGACATGTCCGCCAGGATGTCCAGGAAGCGCGTCCGCGTGGGATTGAGCATCACGTCGCGGATATCGACCTCGCTGCCGGGAACCAGCGCCGCGGCGGCCACCAGGAAGGCGGCGCTCGACGGGTCGCCGGGCACCGGGAGATCCAGCGCGCCGAGGCGACGACCGGGCCGCAGGACGCAGCGATCATCGCCGACCGCGAGGTCGGCGCCCATGGCCGCCAGCATCTTCTCGGTGTGGTCGCGGGACGCGCCGCCGCCGCTGACGACCGTCTCGCCGACGGCACACAGACCCGCCAGCAGCAGCGCCGACTTGAGCTGGGCCGAGGGCACGGGCAGGCGATAGTCGATGCCGCGCAGGATCGCGCCCTCGACCAGCACCGGCAGTCGGCCCGCCTCCCCCGCGTAGTCGATGCGGGCGCCCATCGCGCGCAGCGGATCGACCACCCGGGCCATGGGTCGCGACCTCAGGCTGGCGTCGCCGTCCAGCCGCACGCGGGCCCGGCGCCCGGCCAGCAACCCCATCAGCAGCCGAGCTGTGGTGCCGCTGTTGCCGCAGTCGACGTCCACCCGTGGTGAACCGGGCGCGACGGCGCCCGGTGCGGGAAACGACCCCGGCCCGATCAGCAGCTCGTCGCCCGCGCGCCGGACCGCTGCGCCCAGGCCCTCGACGGCCGTCAGGGAGCGACCGGTGTCCTCGGCCTCCAGCCATCCCCGTACGCGGCAGACGCCGTCCGCCAGGGGCGCGAAGAACGCCGCGCGGTGGGAGACGGACTTGTCCCCCGGCACCTTCACGGTCCCCCGCAACGGTCCCTTGGCGGGTTCGATCAGACGCGACATGATCGGCATCCTCGGCCGGCGTGCAATTCCCTCGAAACCGCAACGTAGCCGACTGTTCTTGCGATGGCAACTGCTGCCTGAAGGCGTGCTGGCTACCGTGCGGCATCCGCCAGGCGATGGAGATCTGCGGCTCTCTCGCCGGGCGTCAGGAAGAGCCCGTAGCCACGGACGGC carries:
- the aroA gene encoding 3-phosphoshikimate 1-carboxyvinyltransferase encodes the protein MPIMSRLIEPAKGPLRGTVKVPGDKSVSHRAAFFAPLADGVCRVRGWLEAEDTGRSLTAVEGLGAAVRRAGDELLIGPGSFPAPGAVAPGSPRVDVDCGNSGTTARLLMGLLAGRRARVRLDGDASLRSRPMARVVDPLRAMGARIDYAGEAGRLPVLVEGAILRGIDYRLPVPSAQLKSALLLAGLCAVGETVVSGGGASRDHTEKMLAAMGADLAVGDDRCVLRPGRRLGALDLPVPGDPSSAAFLVAAAALVPGSEVDIRDVMLNPTRTRFLDILADMSANLRVRPDISSVVEPVGGISAGHGALRACEIAGPGVPALIDELPLLAVLAARAAGTTRIRDARELRYKESDRIATTAAGLRALGADVVEHEDGLDIAGNPDGFPARGVAEVVTRGDHRIAMAFAVAGLASRGGVRLDDDACVAVSFPDFFGVVEDLQRGGAAT